In a genomic window of Spirosoma agri:
- a CDS encoding alpha/beta fold hydrolase, protein MTSTVKHTFVDTNGIQLHVVQAGPVSGPLVILLHGFPEFWYGWRHQIDDLVNAGFCVWVPDQRGYNLSDKPKGVGSYAIDTLAADVVGLIEAAGRQKAILVGHDWGAAVAWWTAVVYPERIGRLVTLNVPHPVVMSKFVRKNPGQILRSWYIGFFQLPWLPERLMRFGDWSALTRTLRTSSRPGTFTTDELSHYKAAWSQPGAFRAMVNWYRASLRFPGSRRPSVRVTVPTLLIWGVQDRFLKREMAPLSIDLCDNGRVVYLEQATHWVQHEEHEWVNKLIRGG, encoded by the coding sequence ATGACCTCAACTGTAAAGCACACCTTTGTTGACACGAACGGCATCCAGCTACATGTCGTTCAGGCGGGTCCGGTCAGCGGCCCGCTTGTGATTCTATTGCACGGCTTTCCTGAGTTCTGGTATGGCTGGCGGCACCAGATCGACGATTTGGTGAATGCCGGTTTTTGCGTTTGGGTGCCCGATCAGCGAGGCTACAACCTCAGCGATAAACCCAAAGGCGTTGGCTCGTACGCAATCGACACACTAGCCGCTGATGTCGTTGGGCTTATCGAAGCCGCAGGTCGGCAAAAAGCGATCCTTGTCGGCCATGACTGGGGGGCTGCCGTTGCCTGGTGGACCGCCGTTGTTTACCCCGAACGGATTGGGCGACTCGTCACCTTGAACGTACCGCATCCGGTCGTCATGAGCAAGTTCGTCCGTAAAAACCCAGGACAGATATTACGAAGCTGGTACATCGGTTTCTTCCAGCTGCCCTGGCTTCCCGAACGACTGATGCGCTTCGGCGATTGGTCTGCCCTGACACGAACCCTGCGAACCAGCAGTCGACCGGGCACGTTCACTACCGACGAGTTAAGCCACTACAAAGCGGCCTGGTCGCAGCCCGGTGCCTTCAGGGCTATGGTGAATTGGTATCGCGCGTCCCTACGATTTCCGGGATCGCGACGGCCCAGTGTTCGCGTCACCGTTCCAACGCTGCTGATCTGGGGTGTTCAGGATCGCTTTTTGAAGCGTGAAATGGCTCCGCTCAGCATCGATCTTTGCGACAATGGGCGTGTCGTCTACCTCGAACAGGCCACACACTGGGTACAACACGAAGAACATGAATGGGTAAACAAACTGATCAGAGGGGGTTGA
- a CDS encoding metal-dependent hydrolase family protein, producing MKKLYILAGLSLLAAPLFAQRTLIHCGNLFDGVGNSLQPQMTIVVEGNKITAVQKGYTAPAGKDAVVDLKAKTVLPGLIDMHVHLESQTRRGGAIDGFTKNAPDVAYQAAQYAKTTLLAGFTTVRDLGGSGVNVSLRNAINAGLVEGPRVLTVGKSIATTGGHADPTNGYRKDLMGDPGPIEGVINGPEDARKAVRQRYKDGSDLIKITATGGVLSNAKDGSGAQFTEEEVKAVVDAAKDYGFAVAAHAHGAEGMKRAIRAGVQTIEHGTLMDDEAIELFKKYGTHYVPTIIAGKTAADSARHFGYYPPLVTPKALAIGPKIQATFAKAYKAGVKIAFGTDAGVYIHGYNAKEFEYMVEAGMPAVEAVKAALMTNAKLLGMDTQIGSIETGKMADIIAVADNPLQNIKTLQTVQFVMKDGKVYKQ from the coding sequence ATGAAAAAACTATACATACTGGCAGGTCTGTCCCTGCTGGCGGCTCCTCTCTTTGCCCAACGCACCCTTATTCACTGTGGCAACCTCTTCGATGGTGTCGGCAATTCGCTACAGCCGCAAATGACAATTGTCGTTGAAGGGAATAAAATTACGGCGGTTCAGAAAGGGTACACAGCGCCAGCAGGAAAGGATGCCGTGGTCGATCTGAAGGCCAAAACCGTACTGCCCGGCCTGATCGACATGCACGTTCACCTCGAAAGTCAGACGCGCCGGGGTGGAGCTATCGACGGCTTTACCAAAAACGCGCCTGACGTTGCCTATCAGGCAGCTCAATACGCAAAAACGACCCTATTGGCGGGCTTCACCACCGTTCGTGACCTTGGCGGTTCGGGGGTAAACGTATCGCTCCGCAATGCGATCAATGCCGGATTGGTAGAAGGTCCCCGCGTGCTGACAGTTGGAAAATCAATCGCCACAACGGGCGGACACGCGGACCCAACCAATGGGTATCGGAAAGATCTGATGGGTGATCCGGGCCCAATTGAAGGGGTTATCAACGGTCCCGAAGATGCACGGAAAGCTGTTCGCCAACGCTACAAAGACGGCTCTGACCTGATTAAAATTACAGCTACCGGCGGTGTATTGAGTAATGCGAAAGACGGTTCGGGTGCCCAGTTTACGGAGGAAGAAGTGAAAGCGGTTGTCGATGCGGCCAAAGATTACGGCTTTGCCGTAGCCGCCCATGCGCACGGGGCAGAAGGCATGAAACGCGCTATCCGGGCGGGTGTTCAGACGATTGAGCACGGCACCCTAATGGACGATGAAGCGATCGAGCTATTCAAAAAATACGGCACGCACTACGTTCCAACGATCATTGCGGGTAAAACGGCGGCTGACTCGGCCCGTCACTTTGGCTATTACCCGCCCCTGGTTACGCCAAAAGCACTGGCGATCGGTCCAAAAATTCAGGCTACGTTTGCCAAAGCCTACAAAGCGGGTGTGAAAATCGCCTTCGGGACCGATGCCGGGGTTTATATTCACGGCTACAATGCAAAAGAGTTCGAGTATATGGTCGAAGCGGGTATGCCTGCCGTGGAAGCCGTCAAAGCCGCGCTGATGACCAACGCGAAGTTGTTGGGTATGGACACGCAAATCGGCTCCATCGAAACCGGAAAAATGGCCGACATCATTGCGGTGGCCGATAATCCGCTACAGAACATCAAAACCCTGCAAACCGTCCAGTTCGTTATGAAAGACGGGAAAGTTTATAAGCAGTAA
- a CDS encoding DUF4920 domain-containing protein, which produces MKKLFIVSLLVGASFGAFAQSDLSYHGKKITEKGAIPATELAAKMDGKDKMPAKVEGTVESVCKVKGCWMKVKTGDGQTMRVSFKDYGFFVPKDIVGKTVVVAGTAESTTTPVDELRHYAEDAGKSKEEIAKITEPEKALTFVADGVIVKK; this is translated from the coding sequence ATGAAAAAACTGTTCATTGTCAGCCTACTAGTGGGTGCATCGTTCGGTGCCTTCGCCCAGAGCGACCTTAGTTACCACGGAAAAAAAATCACCGAAAAAGGGGCTATTCCTGCCACAGAGCTTGCCGCCAAGATGGACGGAAAAGATAAGATGCCCGCTAAGGTTGAAGGCACGGTCGAGTCGGTCTGTAAAGTTAAAGGCTGCTGGATGAAAGTTAAAACGGGCGACGGGCAGACAATGCGCGTGAGCTTCAAAGACTATGGCTTCTTCGTTCCCAAAGACATCGTTGGCAAAACGGTTGTCGTAGCCGGAACCGCAGAAAGCACCACCACGCCCGTCGATGAACTGCGCCACTACGCTGAAGACGCGGGCAAATCGAAAGAAGAAATCGCGAAGATCACCGAACCCGAAAAAGCCTTGACCTTCGTGGCAGACGGCGTGATCGTAAAAAAATAG
- a CDS encoding M13 family metallopeptidase — MNQVFAVALLALVVTACQKKEKDEVPSRTSFFDKSGMDTTVLPGNDFFTYANGTWVKKTKIPADQTGWGSFYQIYEDNQKKTRSILEEAAKADAKAGSVEQKVGDFYASGMDTATINKLGYEPVKAELAKIDALTDYKQVLTYLAADEGNRGGEFIGSYVGSDDRQSSINRLNFSQAGLSLPEKEYYTRTDEASKKIRTAFVAYVAKLFTMVGVDPTSARTKAEAILEFETALAKSHKAPTDLRDPVANYNKFAVADLTKQMPNLNWRTLLNTMGLQRIDTVLVSQPGYYQALDKTLPTTPIGLLKDRLVFDLLNHNANLLSKPFEQASFDFNSKTLYGQPQLAERWKRMASRTDGALGEALGQLWVKKYFPAEAKERMLTLVDNLQKVYRERIEKLDWMAPETKAVALVKLDKFVKKIGYPDKWKDYSDVDIKRDDYYGNVQRARKHAYKEDFAKINQPVDRAEWGMTPPTVNAYANPTNNEVVFPAGILQFPFFDKDADDAINYGGIGMVIGHEMTHLFDDQGRQYDANGNLRDWWTKQDAERFKTKVQTVVDQYNNYTVLDNLRLNGRLTLGENLADLGGITLAYQAFKLTKQGKSTDKIDGFTPDQRFFLGFAQVWRIKVRDETERAGISTDPHSPAKFRVNGPLTNFEPFYKAFDVKPGQKLYKPEVDQARVW; from the coding sequence ATGAATCAGGTTTTTGCGGTTGCGCTGTTGGCACTGGTGGTCACCGCCTGTCAGAAAAAGGAAAAGGATGAAGTGCCATCCCGCACGTCTTTTTTCGATAAGTCCGGCATGGATACGACGGTCTTGCCAGGAAATGATTTCTTTACGTATGCGAACGGCACCTGGGTGAAGAAAACAAAAATTCCTGCTGATCAGACGGGCTGGGGCTCGTTTTACCAGATTTACGAAGATAATCAGAAGAAAACGAGGTCTATTCTGGAGGAAGCCGCCAAGGCTGATGCGAAGGCGGGTAGCGTCGAACAGAAGGTCGGTGATTTTTACGCCAGCGGCATGGATACTGCTACGATCAATAAGCTTGGCTACGAACCCGTAAAGGCCGAGCTGGCAAAAATAGATGCCCTGACCGATTACAAACAGGTGCTGACTTACCTGGCAGCCGATGAAGGTAACCGGGGTGGGGAGTTCATTGGCTCTTATGTTGGCTCCGACGATCGGCAAAGTTCGATCAACCGCCTTAATTTTAGTCAGGCGGGTTTGTCATTGCCCGAGAAAGAATACTATACCCGCACCGACGAGGCATCGAAGAAAATTCGTACCGCTTTCGTGGCTTACGTCGCAAAGCTGTTCACGATGGTTGGCGTTGATCCAACGTCGGCCCGAACCAAAGCCGAGGCCATTCTGGAATTTGAAACGGCTCTGGCCAAGTCTCACAAAGCCCCCACTGACCTACGCGATCCGGTGGCCAATTACAATAAATTCGCCGTGGCGGATCTAACGAAGCAGATGCCAAACCTGAACTGGCGGACGCTGCTGAACACAATGGGACTGCAACGCATCGATACCGTTCTGGTGTCGCAACCGGGCTATTACCAGGCACTTGATAAAACGCTGCCCACCACGCCCATCGGTTTGTTGAAAGATCGTCTCGTATTCGATTTGCTGAATCATAATGCCAATCTGCTCAGCAAACCGTTTGAACAGGCCAGCTTCGATTTTAACAGCAAAACCCTCTATGGTCAGCCGCAACTGGCCGAACGCTGGAAACGTATGGCCAGTCGGACCGATGGCGCACTGGGCGAAGCCTTGGGACAATTATGGGTCAAGAAATATTTTCCGGCGGAAGCGAAGGAACGGATGCTGACCCTAGTGGACAATTTGCAAAAAGTGTATCGCGAGCGGATCGAAAAACTGGACTGGATGGCCCCCGAAACCAAAGCTGTGGCCCTGGTCAAGCTGGATAAATTCGTCAAGAAAATTGGCTATCCTGACAAATGGAAAGATTATTCGGATGTTGACATCAAGCGGGATGATTATTACGGTAATGTTCAGCGGGCCCGGAAACATGCCTACAAAGAAGACTTCGCCAAGATCAACCAACCCGTTGACCGGGCCGAGTGGGGAATGACACCGCCAACGGTAAACGCCTACGCGAATCCGACCAACAACGAAGTGGTTTTTCCGGCCGGGATCTTACAGTTTCCGTTCTTCGACAAAGACGCAGACGACGCGATCAACTACGGCGGAATTGGCATGGTGATCGGTCACGAGATGACGCACCTCTTCGACGATCAGGGCCGTCAGTACGACGCCAATGGCAATCTTCGCGACTGGTGGACCAAACAGGATGCTGAACGCTTCAAGACAAAGGTGCAAACCGTTGTTGATCAATACAATAATTACACCGTACTGGATAATCTCCGGTTGAATGGTCGATTGACATTAGGTGAGAATCTGGCCGATCTGGGCGGCATCACACTGGCTTATCAGGCATTTAAACTGACCAAACAAGGAAAGAGTACGGACAAAATCGATGGTTTTACGCCCGATCAGCGGTTCTTTCTGGGTTTTGCGCAGGTGTGGCGAATCAAAGTTCGCGACGAAACCGAGCGGGCTGGTATTTCAACCGATCCGCATTCACCCGCCAAATTCCGGGTGAATGGCCCGCTCACCAATTTTGAGCCTTTTTACAAGGCATTCGACGTGAAACCGGGTCAGAAGTTGTATAAACCGGAAGTCGATCAGGCGCGGGTTTGGTAA
- a CDS encoding endonuclease domain-containing protein → MIERVSNDPLIKELRRELRQNQTQAEDVLWEELRGRRLADTKFRRQHSLGYFIVDFYCAEYKLVIEVDGAVHNTLEAHIKDAEREAVLCDLGLTILRFTNDDVLYTMGQVIKKIHENLQ, encoded by the coding sequence ATGATCGAGAGAGTATCGAATGATCCGTTAATAAAAGAACTGCGTCGTGAGTTACGGCAGAATCAGACGCAGGCAGAAGATGTACTTTGGGAAGAACTTCGTGGGCGACGTTTAGCTGATACGAAATTTCGACGACAGCATAGTCTGGGCTACTTCATTGTTGACTTCTATTGTGCGGAGTACAAGCTGGTTATAGAAGTTGATGGTGCGGTTCACAATACGCTAGAAGCCCACATTAAAGATGCTGAACGCGAAGCAGTTCTTTGCGACCTTGGCTTAACCATCCTTCGTTTCACAAACGACGATGTACTATATACTATGGGTCAGGTAATCAAGAAAATTCATGAGAATTTACAATAA
- a CDS encoding spore photoproduct lyase family protein, whose protein sequence is MISESTKSSLPAEPLVKSARVWMPKRVVFTADALKEPFGQAMYERITAVGLPIEVAKNNRITGLRGADERETYRIAKNTLAIVNAPPGAFRLQPIPPSADWQMNLAEGCPAHCQYCYLAGSLAGPPVVRAYANLPKMLDHTIAYEGTFPPNKSWQGHDPNRPTSFEVSCYTDVLGIEHLTGSLAECIRHFGTREQGQLRFVTKYNQVDDLLDLPHNGQTRARFSLNTDSVARRLEGGTASVEARLQAMRQLALPRQSGGGGYPIGVVLAPIMPIPDWREQYTDLLDRIKALIDFDCDMTVEFITHRFTPGSKDVLTQWYPNTSLDMDETTRAEKRNKFGGTKYVYQPVDMKAMKVFFYEEWAKRFPNAPILYWT, encoded by the coding sequence ATGATCAGTGAATCAACCAAGTCCAGCTTACCTGCTGAACCCCTTGTCAAGTCGGCCCGCGTCTGGATGCCGAAACGGGTTGTCTTTACCGCCGATGCCCTTAAGGAACCGTTTGGACAGGCTATGTACGAACGCATTACGGCGGTTGGCTTACCGATCGAGGTTGCTAAGAACAACCGCATTACGGGGCTTCGCGGGGCCGACGAGCGGGAGACGTATCGTATTGCCAAAAATACGCTGGCCATCGTGAATGCACCGCCTGGTGCTTTCCGGCTTCAACCCATTCCCCCCTCGGCCGACTGGCAAATGAATCTGGCGGAAGGTTGCCCCGCTCACTGTCAGTATTGTTATCTGGCGGGTAGTCTGGCCGGTCCGCCTGTCGTGCGGGCTTATGCGAACCTGCCCAAAATGCTCGATCATACGATCGCATACGAGGGTACATTCCCTCCCAATAAAAGCTGGCAGGGACACGACCCGAATCGACCTACCAGTTTTGAGGTGAGTTGTTATACCGATGTGCTGGGTATTGAACACCTGACCGGCAGCCTGGCCGAATGTATCCGGCATTTCGGTACGCGTGAGCAAGGGCAATTGCGCTTCGTAACCAAATACAATCAGGTTGACGATCTGCTCGATTTACCGCACAATGGACAGACCCGCGCCCGGTTTAGTCTGAATACGGATTCGGTTGCCCGCCGTCTGGAAGGCGGTACAGCCTCGGTTGAAGCCCGTTTGCAGGCCATGCGGCAGCTGGCACTTCCCCGCCAATCAGGCGGTGGCGGTTACCCGATTGGGGTTGTTTTAGCGCCCATTATGCCCATTCCCGACTGGCGTGAGCAGTACACCGACCTACTGGATCGCATTAAAGCTCTTATCGACTTTGATTGCGATATGACCGTTGAGTTCATCACGCACCGGTTCACCCCCGGCTCCAAGGATGTGCTGACGCAATGGTATCCGAACACATCACTCGACATGGACGAGACAACGAGGGCCGAGAAACGCAACAAGTTTGGCGGTACGAAATACGTCTATCAACCTGTCGACATGAAGGCGATGAAAGTGTTCTTCTACGAGGAGTGGGCCAAACGATTCCCGAATGCGCCGATTTTGTATTGGACGTAG
- a CDS encoding DinB family protein, which translates to MESTQTDITSRLVTDCQLFIDVAEHLSEDQFKRQINGKWSVAEVMQHLYLSARPVAKLMAGPRDVLKQWGFAEMPSRSYETIAAIYQKALGLRRLAPATMTPRPEDMAVEKHVIVNRFQTIYQALVESINGWSDDELDSFLIPHPLLGYLTVREMLYFTSAHTQHHLVLLPDEESTYLTNG; encoded by the coding sequence ATGGAAAGCACACAGACCGACATAACATCCCGATTGGTAACGGACTGTCAGTTATTCATCGACGTAGCAGAACACCTTTCGGAAGATCAGTTTAAACGGCAAATCAATGGAAAATGGTCGGTTGCCGAAGTGATGCAACACCTGTACTTATCGGCCCGACCGGTCGCTAAACTGATGGCAGGGCCACGCGATGTGCTCAAACAGTGGGGTTTCGCTGAGATGCCATCCAGATCCTACGAAACGATCGCGGCTATTTATCAGAAAGCACTCGGTTTGCGCAGGCTGGCACCGGCTACGATGACGCCCCGGCCCGAGGATATGGCGGTAGAGAAGCACGTAATCGTTAACCGGTTTCAGACTATTTACCAGGCACTCGTGGAGAGCATCAACGGATGGTCAGACGACGAACTCGACTCATTTCTGATTCCGCACCCGTTACTCGGCTATCTAACGGTCCGGGAGATGCTGTATTTTACGAGTGCCCACACGCAGCATCATTTAGTCTTGTTGCCAGACGAAGAATCCACTTACCTGACGAATGGATAG
- a CDS encoding porin family protein encodes MKKLLFATALLTSLSLASYGQNNADSTNRSKPIIDEKTRQDVREKANQVDEKLNEEVEKSINYMQNNQLSWFQPGNVFVGGGVGFGTTSGKVYSDINARLGYFFQPGFAAGLRFDYDRLVGNKYHARQAGIFARYYPFRTRVSSFVGASLNGGREFSENIPSDTKATYTSVGLELGAMFWILHRLGAEVSYEGNFYNKFDPSLGRGKGGRLKFGVNYYFGQVGKRGIRLAK; translated from the coding sequence ATGAAAAAATTACTATTTGCTACAGCTTTGCTAACGAGTCTTTCGTTGGCCAGTTATGGTCAGAACAATGCCGATTCAACCAATCGCTCGAAACCGATCATTGATGAGAAAACCCGGCAAGATGTCCGGGAAAAAGCCAACCAGGTCGATGAGAAACTGAACGAAGAAGTCGAGAAATCCATCAACTATATGCAAAATAACCAGCTCAGTTGGTTCCAGCCGGGCAACGTTTTTGTGGGTGGTGGCGTCGGGTTCGGAACAACCAGCGGAAAAGTGTATTCCGATATAAACGCTCGATTGGGCTATTTCTTTCAACCAGGTTTTGCGGCTGGTTTACGGTTTGACTACGATCGGCTCGTCGGCAATAAATACCACGCCCGACAAGCGGGTATCTTCGCGCGGTACTATCCGTTCCGTACGCGGGTCAGCAGCTTCGTCGGAGCTAGCCTGAACGGTGGCCGTGAGTTTTCGGAAAATATTCCGTCCGATACAAAAGCAACATATACCAGCGTGGGTCTGGAACTGGGTGCGATGTTCTGGATTCTGCATCGGCTGGGTGCTGAAGTAAGTTATGAAGGAAATTTCTACAATAAGTTTGACCCTAGTCTGGGGCGCGGCAAAGGTGGCCGGTTGAAATTTGGCGTAAATTACTATTTTGGCCAAGTTGGCAAGCGGGGCATCCGTCTGGCAAAATAG
- a CDS encoding aminotransferase class V-fold PLP-dependent enzyme: protein MKQTYFTPGPAELYPTLYKHLQTAMDEQIGSISHRSQKFRDIYRFTDTQLRTLLNIPDTHGIFFTGSASEVWERILFNCVEHESFHLVNGSFSKKFYDYANALHKYAHVFEKPFGEGFDYTEVDVPEYAELICVTHNETSSGVQMRPTEIHKLKRKYAKKLVVVDMVSSAPYPDLDFALVDSAFFSVQKAFGMPAGLGVWIASQTCLEKAERLQKYDNLTVGAHHTLPTLWSHYKTFETPATPNVLFIYLLGKIAEDFNKIGIDTIRKQTDEKARMLYKFLDASDDYTPFVKQERHRSQTVVVATTKEPSTEVIASAKQAGMIIGTGYGKFKESQIRIANFPAVSIEQVDLLINQLQK from the coding sequence ATGAAACAAACTTACTTCACGCCCGGTCCTGCCGAATTATACCCGACGCTGTACAAGCACCTGCAAACGGCAATGGATGAGCAGATTGGGTCCATTTCGCACCGGAGCCAGAAGTTTCGGGATATCTACCGATTCACCGATACGCAGCTGCGCACCCTGCTAAACATTCCGGATACGCACGGCATTTTCTTCACCGGATCGGCCTCCGAAGTGTGGGAACGCATTTTGTTCAACTGTGTTGAGCATGAGAGCTTTCACCTCGTCAATGGCTCGTTCTCCAAGAAGTTTTACGACTACGCCAACGCCTTACACAAATACGCGCATGTGTTCGAAAAGCCGTTCGGCGAAGGATTCGACTACACCGAAGTCGACGTTCCCGAGTATGCGGAGCTGATCTGTGTAACGCACAACGAAACGTCGTCGGGGGTTCAGATGCGTCCTACGGAGATTCACAAGCTGAAACGTAAGTACGCCAAGAAACTGGTGGTCGTGGATATGGTTTCGTCGGCTCCGTACCCTGATCTGGACTTTGCCCTGGTTGATTCGGCGTTCTTTTCGGTCCAGAAAGCGTTTGGTATGCCCGCCGGTCTAGGCGTCTGGATTGCCAGCCAGACCTGTCTCGAAAAAGCGGAACGGCTACAGAAATACGACAACCTGACGGTTGGGGCACACCATACGCTGCCCACGCTCTGGAGCCATTACAAAACCTTCGAAACCCCCGCTACACCGAACGTGCTGTTCATCTATCTTCTGGGAAAAATTGCCGAAGATTTCAACAAGATAGGTATCGATACCATCCGCAAACAGACCGACGAAAAGGCTCGGATGCTTTATAAATTCCTGGATGCGTCGGACGATTATACACCCTTCGTCAAACAAGAACGCCACCGATCGCAGACAGTGGTTGTGGCTACGACAAAAGAACCGTCGACTGAGGTTATTGCGAGTGCCAAACAGGCGGGCATGATCATTGGAACGGGTTATGGGAAGTTCAAGGAATCGCAGATCAGGATCGCCAACTTTCCGGCCGTTTCCATTGAACAGGTAGATTTACTCATCAATCAGTTGCAGAAATAA
- the serA gene encoding phosphoglycerate dehydrogenase, with amino-acid sequence MLTKTSNVGTTEQTYYIIDFDSTFTKVEALDVLGEISLIGRPDRNDALDQIKAITDRGMSGEISFTESLELRLNLLKAHRDQLPALIETLMGKISDSFQRNRQFLTENADHIFVVSNGFKEFITPIVTSLGVLPENVFANTFVFDETGNITGFDNANPLSANGGKSQVIRDLKLDGEVYVIGDGYTDYEIRASGLANRFYAFTENVIRPRVVEKADFIAPSLDEFLYHNHLSRSQSYPKSRIKVLLLENVHPVAVKLFEQEGFNVEIRKGALDEEELIEAIRDVSILGIRSKTMVTQRVLENANKLMTIGAFCIGTNQIDLAACTERGIAVFNAPYSNTRSVVELAIGEIIMLIRNIVPKSNLMHKGEWDKSATNSFEVRGKKLGLVGYGNIGTQLSVVAEALGMEVYFYDVVDKLALGNARKCKTLDELLAIADIVSLHTDGRKENKNLISYREFGLMKNGVIFLNLSRGHIVDIPALVDAIERGKIGGAGIDVFPYEPKTNNEEFVNALRNQPNVILTPHIGGSTEEAQANIGNFVPSKLLEYINNGSTYGSVNFPELQLPLLKGSHRLLHIHANVPGILAKMNTIFAKYHINIHGQYLKTNEQIGYVITDVAKEYADEVVEELKQIDQTIKFRLLY; translated from the coding sequence ATGCTCACCAAAACCTCAAACGTCGGTACGACCGAACAAACGTATTATATCATTGATTTCGACAGCACGTTTACAAAAGTAGAAGCGTTGGACGTGCTGGGCGAGATTTCACTAATTGGTCGACCCGACCGCAATGATGCGCTGGACCAGATCAAAGCCATCACCGACCGGGGTATGTCGGGCGAGATTTCGTTCACTGAATCGCTCGAACTCCGGTTGAATCTGCTGAAGGCTCACCGCGATCAGCTTCCCGCGCTGATCGAAACCCTGATGGGTAAGATTTCGGATTCGTTCCAGCGGAACAGGCAGTTTCTGACCGAAAATGCCGACCATATTTTTGTCGTTTCCAACGGCTTCAAGGAATTCATTACGCCCATCGTTACGTCGCTGGGTGTGCTTCCCGAAAACGTGTTTGCCAATACGTTCGTATTCGATGAAACGGGCAACATCACTGGTTTCGACAACGCAAACCCACTATCGGCCAACGGAGGAAAATCGCAGGTTATCCGCGACCTGAAACTCGACGGCGAGGTGTACGTTATTGGCGATGGGTATACGGATTACGAAATCCGGGCTTCAGGGCTGGCGAATCGGTTCTATGCCTTTACGGAGAATGTGATCCGGCCCCGCGTGGTCGAAAAAGCCGATTTTATTGCGCCTTCGCTGGATGAGTTCCTGTACCACAACCATCTGAGCCGCAGCCAGTCGTATCCCAAGAGCCGGATCAAAGTATTGCTCCTGGAAAACGTGCATCCGGTAGCGGTCAAACTGTTCGAACAGGAAGGATTTAACGTCGAAATCCGTAAGGGTGCGTTGGACGAAGAAGAGTTGATCGAAGCCATCCGGGACGTATCGATTCTGGGCATTCGCTCCAAAACAATGGTGACGCAACGGGTGCTGGAAAACGCCAATAAGCTCATGACCATTGGCGCGTTCTGCATCGGCACGAACCAGATCGACCTGGCGGCCTGTACCGAACGGGGTATTGCCGTCTTCAATGCACCGTACAGCAACACGCGTTCGGTAGTTGAACTAGCCATTGGTGAGATCATTATGCTGATCCGCAACATTGTTCCCAAAAGCAATTTGATGCACAAGGGTGAGTGGGACAAATCGGCGACAAACAGCTTTGAGGTGCGGGGCAAGAAACTGGGACTCGTTGGGTATGGCAACATCGGCACGCAGCTTTCAGTCGTTGCCGAAGCGTTGGGCATGGAGGTGTACTTCTACGATGTTGTCGATAAACTCGCGCTTGGCAACGCCCGCAAATGCAAAACGCTGGACGAACTGCTGGCGATTGCCGACATTGTCAGCCTGCATACTGATGGCCGGAAAGAAAACAAGAACCTGATCAGCTACCGCGAATTCGGGCTTATGAAGAACGGGGTCATTTTCCTGAATCTCTCGCGCGGTCATATCGTAGACATTCCGGCACTGGTCGATGCCATCGAGCGGGGTAAAATTGGGGGGGCCGGGATCGACGTATTTCCGTATGAGCCGAAAACGAACAACGAAGAGTTTGTCAACGCGTTGCGCAACCAGCCGAATGTTATTCTGACGCCCCACATTGGTGGCAGCACCGAAGAAGCGCAGGCCAACATTGGTAATTTCGTTCCCAGTAAATTGCTCGAATACATCAACAACGGCAGCACGTACGGCAGCGTTAACTTCCCGGAATTACAACTACCATTGCTGAAAGGTTCGCACCGGCTGCTGCACATCCACGCGAACGTGCCGGGTATTCTGGCCAAGATGAATACCATTTTTGCGAAGTACCACATCAATATTCACGGCCAGTACCTTAAAACCAACGAGCAGATCGGTTATGTAATTACGGATGTGGCCAAAGAATACGCCGACGAAGTAGTTGAAGAACTCAAGCAAATCGACCAGACAATCAAATTCAGACTTTTGTATTAA